In Sagittula stellata E-37, a single genomic region encodes these proteins:
- a CDS encoding alpha-hydroxy acid oxidase yields MRRIFALDDLEAAAARRLPRPLFRFIAGGSETSGSLNANRQSYGEIFFKPRTLRDVGKRQQAVELFGRRHAAPFGIAPMGAAALMGFDADVAMARAAQAAGVPFILTSAALTPLERVREATGTGWFAGYLPADRERMGALVDRVANAGYEVLVVTADVPVPANREQNLRSGFSVPLRLTPSLLLDGLMHPHWLVSTAARTLWCHGVPHFENFSASRGASMLAGPQAPDTSRARLTWDDLAWVRQRWSGPLIVKGILAPDDAVAARQAGADGVIVSNHGGRQLDGAVAPLQALPSIVSVAGDMTVMIDGGLRRGTDVLKALALGADFVFLGRPFLYAAALAGEAGVAHAIDLLSQEIDRDLALLGCPDIATLDARFLDGTFGREFSRPNTETTR; encoded by the coding sequence ATGCGCCGCATTTTCGCCCTCGACGATCTGGAAGCAGCCGCAGCGCGTCGGCTGCCTCGGCCCCTCTTCCGATTCATCGCGGGCGGCAGCGAGACCAGCGGCTCCTTGAACGCCAACCGGCAATCCTACGGCGAAATCTTCTTCAAGCCTCGCACCCTGCGCGACGTCGGGAAGCGGCAGCAGGCGGTGGAACTGTTTGGACGGCGCCACGCCGCGCCCTTCGGTATTGCACCGATGGGCGCCGCCGCGCTCATGGGCTTTGACGCCGACGTGGCGATGGCCCGCGCCGCGCAAGCCGCGGGCGTTCCCTTCATACTGACATCCGCAGCCCTGACACCGCTCGAAAGGGTGCGGGAAGCCACCGGAACAGGTTGGTTCGCCGGATACCTCCCTGCCGACCGCGAGCGCATGGGCGCCCTTGTCGACCGTGTTGCCAACGCGGGCTATGAGGTCCTGGTGGTGACGGCGGACGTGCCGGTTCCGGCCAATCGCGAGCAGAACCTGCGCAGCGGCTTCTCGGTGCCGCTGCGACTGACACCGTCTCTGCTGCTCGATGGTCTGATGCATCCGCACTGGCTTGTCTCTACCGCGGCCCGCACGCTCTGGTGCCACGGCGTGCCGCACTTCGAGAACTTTTCCGCCAGTCGCGGCGCCTCGATGCTCGCCGGCCCGCAGGCGCCGGATACCTCGCGCGCGAGGCTCACCTGGGACGATCTCGCCTGGGTGCGTCAGCGCTGGAGCGGGCCGCTCATCGTCAAGGGGATATTGGCGCCAGACGACGCGGTCGCTGCCCGGCAGGCTGGCGCGGACGGCGTCATCGTTTCAAACCACGGCGGACGCCAGCTCGACGGTGCGGTCGCGCCGCTGCAGGCTTTGCCGTCCATCGTCTCGGTCGCTGGCGACATGACGGTCATGATCGACGGCGGCCTTCGTCGCGGCACCGACGTGCTGAAGGCGCTGGCGCTCGGGGCCGACTTCGTCTTCCTTGGCCGCCCGTTCCTGTATGCGGCAGCGCTCGCCGGCGAGGCGGGCGTCGCCCACGCCATCGACCTGCTCTCGCAAGAGATCGACCGCGACCTCGCCCTTCTTGGCTGCCCCGACATCGCGACGCTCGATGCGCGTTTTCTCGACGGCACCTTCGGTCGCGAATTTTCCAGACCCAACACGGAGACAACACGATGA
- a CDS encoding acyl-CoA dehydrogenase family protein codes for MDLTLTPAEAAFRTEIRQFLDSELTADVRRASRLNTSFLAEPEIGLAWQSKVNQRGWVAPSWPEEFGGPGWSLAQRYIFDQECEMADEPHFRGASIKMIAPVLMRYGTPEQQDHYLPRILSGEHFWSQGYSEPGSGSDLASLKCKAVREGDEYVINGSKIWSTLAHRSTHMFALVRTNSEGRKQQGITFILIDLSLPGIEIAPITSICGTHEFNQVFFDNVRVPVAERIGEEGQGWEIAKYLLEFERGGSFAGGLLRAMHCRLLRIASRPATDGTRPIDDPLIAARFAEIATDIDANDMLELSSMSKVQSGGNPGPVPSSTMKIERSRIRQSITELTVTVLGPAALEWEPQRPLYDLPETSEAEEDIRAAAAIYFNTRSQSIFGGTNEIQLEIIARALFS; via the coding sequence ATGGATCTGACACTCACTCCCGCCGAAGCGGCGTTCCGCACCGAGATCCGCCAGTTTCTCGACAGCGAACTGACCGCCGATGTGCGCCGTGCCTCCCGGCTGAACACCAGCTTCCTCGCCGAGCCCGAGATCGGGCTGGCATGGCAATCCAAGGTCAACCAGCGCGGCTGGGTTGCGCCCTCTTGGCCGGAAGAGTTCGGCGGGCCGGGCTGGAGCCTCGCGCAGCGCTACATCTTCGACCAGGAATGCGAGATGGCCGACGAGCCACATTTTCGCGGCGCCTCGATCAAGATGATCGCGCCGGTGCTGATGCGCTACGGCACGCCGGAGCAGCAGGATCACTACCTGCCGCGCATCCTGTCCGGAGAGCATTTCTGGTCGCAAGGCTATTCCGAGCCGGGCTCTGGTTCCGACCTTGCGTCGCTCAAGTGCAAAGCCGTGCGCGAGGGCGACGAATACGTCATCAACGGCTCCAAGATCTGGTCGACCCTTGCCCATCGCTCCACCCACATGTTCGCTCTGGTGCGCACCAATTCAGAGGGCCGAAAGCAGCAGGGGATCACGTTCATCCTGATCGACCTTTCGCTGCCGGGCATCGAGATCGCGCCGATCACCTCGATCTGCGGGACGCATGAGTTCAATCAGGTGTTCTTCGACAACGTCCGCGTGCCGGTGGCCGAACGCATCGGCGAGGAAGGGCAGGGGTGGGAGATCGCCAAATACCTGCTCGAATTCGAGCGTGGCGGCTCCTTTGCCGGTGGGTTGCTGCGGGCCATGCACTGCCGCCTTTTGCGCATCGCCTCAAGGCCGGCGACTGATGGCACCCGCCCGATCGACGATCCGCTTATCGCGGCCCGCTTCGCCGAGATCGCCACGGATATCGACGCCAACGACATGCTCGAACTGTCGTCCATGTCCAAGGTTCAATCCGGCGGCAACCCGGGGCCGGTGCCCTCCTCGACAATGAAGATCGAGCGCAGCCGCATCCGCCAGTCGATCACCGAGCTGACCGTGACGGTTCTTGGCCCGGCCGCGCTTGAATGGGAACCGCAGCGCCCGCTCTATGACCTGCCCGAGACCAGCGAGGCGGAAGAGGATATCCGCGCCGCCGCTGCGATCTACTTCAACACCCGGTCGCAGAGCATCTTTGGAGGGACCAACGAAATCCAGCTGGAGATCATCGCGCGCGCGCTGTTCTCGTGA
- a CDS encoding IclR family transcriptional regulator translates to MKPATSLERLLSVLQLFSEDRLEWSPEDMMERLGYARPTLYRYLKILSEAGLLVSHPHVGYTLGPKIVEMDYLLRLSDPLICAAHPVLDRLAEEFPCTALIVRWYGDRMLCVDSVNSLAEPLSSYPRGRPMPLGRGAIARAILAFLPKAQALPIIETHLPDWQSLDMGDTPDAVYSALRGVRRDGASMAFGEVTRGVTGTAAPLFDLARSPLGALCLTLRQEDAADAETRARLLTRVTEAAAEIGAKLRTRHD, encoded by the coding sequence ATGAAACCTGCCACCAGCCTCGAACGCCTACTGTCGGTCCTCCAGCTGTTTTCGGAGGACCGGCTGGAATGGTCCCCCGAGGACATGATGGAGCGGTTGGGCTATGCCCGGCCGACACTCTATCGCTATCTCAAGATCCTTTCTGAAGCGGGGCTTCTGGTCTCACATCCGCATGTCGGCTACACGCTTGGTCCGAAGATCGTCGAGATGGACTACCTGCTGCGGCTGTCAGATCCACTGATCTGCGCCGCGCACCCGGTGCTCGACAGGCTCGCTGAAGAATTCCCGTGCACGGCGCTTATTGTACGTTGGTATGGGGATCGCATGCTCTGCGTCGACTCGGTGAACTCGCTGGCCGAACCCCTCAGCAGCTATCCGCGCGGCCGGCCCATGCCGCTCGGCCGCGGCGCCATCGCCCGCGCGATCCTTGCCTTCCTGCCCAAGGCGCAGGCGCTGCCGATCATCGAGACACATCTGCCGGACTGGCAATCGCTCGACATGGGCGACACGCCTGATGCCGTTTACAGCGCCCTGCGGGGCGTGCGGCGTGACGGAGCTTCTATGGCCTTCGGCGAAGTGACCCGAGGCGTCACCGGCACCGCCGCTCCTCTCTTCGATCTTGCGCGCAGCCCCTTGGGCGCTCTCTGTCTGACCCTGCGGCAGGAGGATGCCGCCGATGCCGAGACGCGGGCGAGGCTGCTAACCAGGGTTACCGAAGCCGCAGCCGAAATCGGCGCGAAACTGCGGACCCGACACGATTGA
- a CDS encoding GMC family oxidoreductase has protein sequence MTAYDYIVVGAGPSGCVLAARLSEDPACKVLLLEAGPPDRHPWLRMPFAFMKMAQHRRYIWRFRTEPEPGLDGRRVDLRRGRTLGGSAAINGMICARGHPSDWNGWAQSGLAGWSYEDVLPYFRRLESHWSPDASVHGQSGPIGITRVDDPQMLYPAFRDAALEAGWPEREDYLAGETEGISRIQLAIADGERQTPARRYLGPARARPNLTILTGARGLRVLRDGTRASGVEFLHHDRVEQAHADREVILCAGAYMSPHLLLLSGIGPADHLAEMGVPLWTDLPGVGGNLSEHPNFVMSWETRQPETLLNALRWDRAALSVAKWHISRQGTFVNNGATAVAFLRSREGLDRPDVQLILMPIDGSARTWFPALRPRTRHCLSVRVGILYPQSRGRVSLASSDPRDAPRIQLNLMKETDDVRTLTAAIRATRAIFETPAMQKVVKCEISPGRQLESDTEIAQAIRENAHVRQHPLGTCAMGNGPLAVTDSTLKVHGVDGLRVVDASVLPSEPGGNTNLPSIMLAERAADLIRGRV, from the coding sequence GTGACGGCATACGACTACATCGTCGTCGGCGCCGGCCCATCGGGCTGCGTGCTCGCGGCGCGGCTGTCCGAAGATCCCGCCTGCAAGGTGCTCCTGCTGGAAGCGGGCCCGCCGGATCGCCACCCTTGGCTGCGCATGCCGTTTGCCTTCATGAAGATGGCCCAGCATCGCCGCTACATCTGGCGGTTTCGCACCGAACCAGAACCTGGCCTCGACGGGCGCCGGGTAGATTTGCGGCGCGGACGCACGCTGGGCGGAAGCGCAGCGATCAACGGCATGATCTGCGCGCGCGGCCACCCAAGCGACTGGAACGGCTGGGCGCAATCCGGGCTTGCGGGCTGGAGCTACGAGGATGTGCTGCCCTATTTCCGGCGCCTGGAAAGCCACTGGAGCCCTGATGCAAGCGTTCACGGGCAGTCCGGCCCCATCGGCATCACCCGTGTCGACGATCCGCAGATGCTCTACCCGGCTTTCCGCGATGCCGCGCTCGAAGCCGGGTGGCCTGAGCGTGAAGACTATCTGGCCGGCGAGACCGAGGGCATCAGCCGTATCCAGCTTGCCATCGCCGATGGAGAGCGTCAGACTCCGGCGCGCCGATACCTCGGTCCGGCCCGCGCCCGCCCGAATTTGACGATCCTGACCGGCGCCCGTGGCTTGCGGGTGCTTCGCGACGGCACACGCGCCTCCGGTGTGGAATTCCTGCACCACGACCGTGTCGAGCAGGCCCACGCCGATCGGGAGGTCATCCTCTGTGCGGGCGCTTACATGTCGCCGCACCTCCTGCTTCTCTCCGGTATCGGCCCAGCGGACCACCTCGCAGAAATGGGCGTTCCGCTCTGGACCGATTTGCCAGGGGTCGGGGGCAATCTCTCGGAACATCCGAATTTTGTGATGAGCTGGGAAACACGCCAGCCCGAAACGCTGCTCAATGCCCTTCGCTGGGACCGGGCCGCGCTGTCCGTCGCCAAATGGCACATCTCCCGACAGGGGACCTTTGTGAACAACGGCGCAACGGCGGTGGCCTTCCTGCGCAGCCGCGAGGGCTTGGATCGCCCCGACGTTCAACTCATTCTCATGCCGATCGATGGCTCCGCGCGCACATGGTTCCCTGCTTTGAGGCCTCGGACACGGCACTGCCTTAGCGTTCGGGTCGGCATCCTATACCCGCAGTCTCGTGGCAGGGTCAGCCTGGCGTCTTCGGACCCGCGCGATGCGCCGCGCATTCAGCTCAATCTGATGAAAGAGACGGATGACGTGAGGACGTTGACCGCCGCGATCAGGGCCACCCGCGCGATCTTTGAAACTCCTGCGATGCAGAAGGTCGTCAAATGTGAGATCAGCCCGGGTCGGCAGTTGGAGTCCGATACGGAGATCGCGCAGGCGATCCGCGAAAACGCCCACGTTCGGCAACACCCGCTGGGCACCTGCGCAATGGGCAACGGCCCGCTCGCCGTAACCGACAGCACGCTCAAGGTTCATGGTGTCGACGGCCTTCGGGTGGTCGATGCCTCCGTCCTGCCCAGCGAACCGGGGGGCAACACGAACCTGCCGTCCATCATGCTGGCCGAAAGGGCGGCCGACCTGATCCGGGGGCGTGTCTAG
- a CDS encoding ketopantoate reductase family protein codes for MSTESQNPGSARLRILVVGCGAMGSLFAGHLSEVAEVVGFDANETHLDAIRSDGLRIAAGGEERVFRFEVTSDAAALAGRRFDAALFMVKSGATATVIETLGPTLDGAVLLTLQNGMGNAETLMQVAGARVGRGVTMEAGRYLGPGKVEHLIRGQTSWFGPVRVETHDLQPLAEAFSLAGLKAEVIPDPMGAVWSKFLFNAVMNPVGALVGGDNRARYEVPEVRALIDDMAAEGTAVIEALGGTFAFDPMGFVKKVRSGEVPLSSHCGSMALDIARGAPTEIEELTGFVVREGDRLGVPVEASRSVYRAVKGLEFAARKRASAS; via the coding sequence ATGAGCACGGAATCGCAAAACCCCGGAAGCGCCCGCCTTCGCATACTGGTGGTCGGCTGCGGCGCTATGGGAAGCCTGTTTGCCGGACACCTGTCTGAGGTGGCCGAAGTGGTGGGCTTCGACGCGAATGAGACCCATCTCGACGCGATCCGGTCGGATGGCCTGCGGATCGCGGCCGGTGGCGAGGAACGTGTTTTCCGCTTTGAAGTGACGAGCGACGCGGCAGCACTTGCCGGACGCCGCTTCGACGCAGCGCTTTTCATGGTGAAGTCCGGGGCCACCGCGACCGTCATCGAGACCCTCGGCCCGACGCTCGACGGAGCGGTGCTCCTGACGCTTCAAAACGGCATGGGCAATGCCGAGACGCTGATGCAGGTTGCCGGCGCGCGCGTCGGGCGCGGCGTCACCATGGAGGCCGGCCGCTATCTCGGGCCCGGGAAGGTCGAGCACCTGATCCGCGGTCAGACAAGCTGGTTCGGCCCGGTGCGTGTCGAGACCCATGACCTGCAGCCGCTGGCCGAGGCCTTCTCGCTTGCTGGTCTGAAGGCCGAGGTCATCCCCGACCCGATGGGCGCGGTGTGGTCGAAGTTCCTGTTCAACGCGGTCATGAATCCGGTCGGCGCGCTCGTCGGCGGCGACAACCGCGCGCGCTACGAGGTTCCGGAGGTCAGGGCGCTGATAGACGACATGGCGGCGGAGGGCACGGCCGTCATCGAGGCACTTGGGGGCACCTTTGCCTTCGATCCGATGGGCTTCGTCAAGAAGGTGCGCTCCGGCGAGGTGCCGCTGTCGAGCCATTGCGGCTCTATGGCGCTCGACATCGCCCGTGGCGCGCCGACCGAAATCGAGGAACTGACCGGTTTCGTCGTCCGCGAGGGCGACCGGCTTGGCGTGCCGGTAGAGGCCAGCCGCAGCGTCTACCGCGCGGTCAAAGGCCTCGAATTCGCCGCCCGCAAACGGGCATCAGCCTCATGA
- a CDS encoding acyl-CoA dehydrogenase family protein, which yields MDLTYTEDQQMLRDTVRRLLAERHDFPTRQAAVTSGDGRAPGLWATFAEQGWLALPFSEENGGFGSDEVDLSILMEEMGRALVVEPYFGAVVLAGGLVERLGNPAQRAALLEPLIEGRHLLAFADVAEAGAEVSATKSEGGFTLSGRKQLVLGGAAADVFLVSASMPGGGMGIFAVPRGTEGLKASAYMLADGSRAARLELDGLSVAQSDLLGANEDAMTTIDAVRDRAVACLCSDAVGAMEAALDATVAYTSERQQFGRPLSEFQALRHRMAEMAVKCQEARASALLATVSINAEPSARIRGVSGAKAKIGRNARSVAQEAIQLHGAMGFTEEMATGAWFKRLFVFEQLMGTTAQHLARYGAEITRPEVLSQSLLQAPAEG from the coding sequence ATGGATCTGACCTACACCGAAGACCAGCAGATGCTGCGCGATACCGTGCGGCGCCTGCTGGCCGAGCGGCACGATTTCCCGACCCGTCAGGCCGCCGTCACGTCCGGCGACGGCCGCGCGCCGGGGCTTTGGGCCACCTTTGCCGAGCAGGGCTGGCTCGCTCTGCCGTTTTCCGAGGAGAACGGCGGGTTTGGCAGCGATGAGGTCGATCTATCGATCCTGATGGAGGAAATGGGCCGCGCGCTTGTGGTCGAGCCATACTTCGGGGCCGTCGTCCTGGCCGGCGGGCTGGTGGAACGGCTGGGCAACCCTGCGCAGCGCGCGGCACTTCTGGAGCCGCTGATCGAAGGTCGCCACCTGCTGGCCTTTGCGGACGTAGCCGAGGCAGGGGCAGAGGTTTCGGCGACGAAGTCTGAAGGCGGTTTCACGCTGTCCGGGCGCAAACAGCTGGTTCTGGGCGGTGCCGCTGCCGATGTCTTTCTCGTCAGCGCCAGCATGCCGGGCGGTGGCATGGGCATCTTCGCGGTGCCGCGCGGCACCGAAGGCTTGAAGGCCAGCGCCTATATGCTGGCGGACGGCTCTCGCGCAGCCCGGCTTGAGCTTGACGGGCTTTCGGTTGCGCAGAGCGATCTGCTCGGCGCGAACGAAGATGCCATGACGACAATCGACGCCGTGCGCGACCGGGCGGTGGCCTGCCTGTGCTCCGATGCCGTCGGCGCGATGGAGGCCGCACTTGACGCAACCGTGGCCTACACAAGCGAGCGCCAGCAATTCGGCCGGCCGCTGAGCGAGTTTCAGGCCCTGCGTCACCGCATGGCCGAAATGGCGGTGAAATGCCAGGAGGCCCGCGCCTCGGCCTTGTTGGCCACGGTTTCGATCAACGCCGAGCCTTCCGCCCGCATTCGCGGTGTCTCCGGCGCGAAGGCCAAGATCGGACGCAACGCCCGCTCCGTTGCACAAGAGGCGATTCAGTTGCATGGCGCCATGGGCTTCACCGAAGAAATGGCGACAGGCGCCTGGTTCAAACGTCTCTTTGTCTTTGAGCAACTGATGGGCACCACGGCGCAGCATCTCGCCCGTTACGGCGCCGAGATCACCCGCCCGGAGGTTCTGTCGCAGAGCCTCCTGCAAGCGCCCGCCGAAGGCTGA
- a CDS encoding FAD-dependent monooxygenase: MEQIAQQDVIIVGGGPVGNGLAIDLGQKGLSVLVIEKYDSPQPIPKGQNLTQRTMEHFAAWGAEEALRAAKTVPSEFGIGGLTAYGTLLGDYSYDWLKRELVRPYYAADNERLPQYATEAVLRARAAEIGTLRMVTGRTVEDITEDEDGVTVTARRRDGSGTETHRAAWCVGADGSRSVVREKAGLGQTVFDHDRLMVLLVFQSDDLHERLIERHPGKSFVNVLHPDLEGYWLFFGRVDLEGEFFFHAPVPAGADPETFDFEGFVQRAVGAPVDIEIRHRGFWDCRVAIAESYGRGRVFIAGDAAHNHPPYGGYGINSGFEDSRNLGWKLAAVHHGWGGENLLATYDEERRPVFWSTAKDFIERSIEVDRDFLARFDPEKDRTAFEAEWTARGSGAQTEVGSFQPNYRGSSIVDGPRDGTADAVAPHAFTARPGFHLAPRKLDGQATYYDSATQGFTLIAAERSEETIEFERAAKDLNVPLETLQADPTGEFADYGARLILVRPDSFVAWVGDNLGGSSAADIMALATGRGAV; this comes from the coding sequence ATGGAGCAGATCGCGCAGCAGGACGTCATCATCGTGGGGGGCGGTCCCGTGGGGAACGGTCTGGCCATTGACCTCGGCCAGAAGGGCCTGTCGGTCCTGGTGATCGAGAAATACGATAGCCCGCAGCCGATCCCGAAAGGTCAGAACCTGACCCAACGCACCATGGAGCACTTCGCCGCCTGGGGCGCGGAAGAGGCCCTTCGTGCGGCCAAGACCGTTCCGTCGGAGTTCGGCATTGGCGGTCTCACCGCCTATGGCACACTGCTGGGCGATTACAGCTATGACTGGCTGAAACGCGAACTGGTACGCCCGTATTACGCGGCCGACAACGAGCGCCTGCCGCAGTATGCAACGGAGGCCGTGCTGCGCGCCCGCGCTGCCGAGATCGGGACCTTGCGCATGGTGACTGGCCGCACCGTCGAGGACATCACAGAAGACGAGGACGGCGTCACGGTTACCGCTCGACGGCGCGACGGCAGCGGCACGGAGACACACCGTGCCGCGTGGTGCGTCGGCGCCGATGGCAGCCGCTCGGTCGTGCGCGAGAAGGCCGGACTGGGGCAGACCGTCTTCGACCACGACCGCTTGATGGTCTTGCTGGTGTTCCAGTCGGACGACCTGCACGAACGCCTGATCGAGCGCCACCCGGGCAAGTCCTTCGTCAACGTGCTCCACCCCGACCTCGAGGGGTACTGGCTGTTCTTCGGCCGCGTCGATCTCGAAGGAGAATTCTTCTTCCACGCCCCTGTGCCCGCCGGAGCCGACCCCGAAACCTTCGACTTCGAGGGCTTTGTACAGCGGGCCGTTGGCGCACCGGTCGACATTGAAATTCGACACCGCGGGTTCTGGGATTGCCGCGTCGCCATCGCGGAGAGCTATGGCCGGGGCAGGGTGTTCATCGCAGGCGATGCCGCGCACAACCACCCGCCTTACGGCGGCTACGGTATCAACAGCGGCTTTGAGGACTCGCGCAACCTTGGCTGGAAGCTGGCGGCAGTGCATCACGGTTGGGGAGGAGAAAATCTCTTGGCCACTTATGACGAGGAACGCCGCCCGGTTTTCTGGTCGACCGCCAAGGACTTCATCGAACGCTCCATCGAGGTGGACCGCGACTTCCTCGCCCGTTTCGACCCCGAGAAGGACCGCACGGCCTTCGAGGCCGAATGGACGGCGCGCGGCAGCGGCGCACAGACCGAAGTCGGAAGCTTCCAGCCCAACTACCGCGGGTCTTCTATCGTCGACGGTCCCCGTGACGGAACGGCTGATGCGGTCGCTCCCCACGCGTTCACCGCACGCCCCGGGTTTCACCTGGCGCCGCGAAAGCTGGACGGGCAAGCGACCTACTACGACAGCGCGACACAGGGCTTCACGCTGATCGCGGCGGAGCGGTCCGAAGAAACCATCGAGTTCGAACGGGCAGCCAAGGATTTGAACGTTCCGCTGGAGACGCTCCAAGCCGATCCCACAGGCGAATTCGCCGACTACGGCGCGCGCCTGATCCTGGTGAGACCGGACAGCTTTGTGGCCTGGGTAGGCGACAATCTGGGCGGGTCGTCTGCGGCGGATATCATGGCGCTGGCCACGGGCAGGGGGGCAGTCTGA
- a CDS encoding p-hydroxycinnamoyl CoA hydratase/lyase, producing the protein MTATEATLPANDPDLSGDNVAVAFEDGIAWVKLNRPEKRNAMSVSLAEDMNVVLDKLEIDDRCGVLVLTGEGSAFSAGMDLKDFFRATDGVSDVERMRAYRSTRAWQWRTLMHYSKPTIAMVNGWCFGGAFTPLICCDLAISSDDAVYGLSEINWGIIPGGVVSKAISTLMSDRQALYYVMTGEQFGGQEAVKLGLVNESVPADKLRERTVELCKVLLEKNPTTMRQARMAYKYIREMTWEESAEYLTAKGDQTVFVDKEKGREQGLKQFLDDKTYRPGLGAYKR; encoded by the coding sequence ATGACTGCAACTGAAGCCACATTGCCGGCCAACGACCCCGATCTGAGCGGCGACAATGTCGCCGTGGCCTTCGAGGACGGCATCGCATGGGTCAAACTGAACCGCCCTGAAAAGCGCAACGCGATGAGCGTCAGTCTCGCGGAAGACATGAACGTCGTGCTGGACAAGCTGGAGATCGACGACCGTTGCGGCGTGCTTGTGCTGACCGGCGAAGGCTCGGCCTTCTCTGCGGGCATGGATCTGAAGGACTTCTTCCGCGCCACCGATGGTGTCTCGGATGTGGAAAGGATGCGCGCCTACCGCTCCACCCGCGCCTGGCAGTGGCGCACGCTGATGCACTATTCCAAGCCGACCATCGCCATGGTCAACGGCTGGTGCTTCGGTGGGGCCTTCACGCCGCTGATCTGCTGTGACCTTGCCATTTCTTCCGACGATGCGGTCTACGGCCTGTCCGAGATCAACTGGGGCATCATCCCCGGCGGCGTCGTTTCCAAGGCGATCTCGACCCTGATGAGCGACCGCCAGGCGCTTTACTACGTCATGACGGGTGAGCAATTCGGAGGTCAGGAAGCGGTGAAACTTGGGTTGGTCAACGAATCCGTGCCGGCCGACAAACTGCGCGAACGTACCGTCGAGCTGTGCAAGGTTCTGCTCGAAAAGAACCCGACGACGATGCGTCAGGCCCGGATGGCCTATAAGTACATCCGCGAAATGACCTGGGAAGAGTCCGCCGAGTATCTCACTGCCAAGGGCGACCAGACGGTCTTTGTCGACAAGGAAAAGGGTCGGGAACAGGGCCTCAAGCAGTTCCTCGACGACAAGACCTACCGGCCCGGTCTTGGCGCCTACAAACGCTGA